A single window of Eucalyptus grandis isolate ANBG69807.140 chromosome 1, ASM1654582v1, whole genome shotgun sequence DNA harbors:
- the LOC104455289 gene encoding major strawberry allergen Fra a 1.07: protein MGADSSSAAIKSSTPAAMVFEAYISTRGLISGALPPVFESTEVVEHFTCGEGDRDKTVKQKVEARDNKKFTYCYSITEGDALGTTLEKISLEVKITASPKGGSVCKITSEHFAKNDADITEEKKTAVKEKAIAAFQVIEAYLVANPRA from the exons ATGGGAGCGGACAGCAGCAGCGCCGCGATCAAGTCCTCCACCCCCGCGGCCATGGTGTTCGAGGCCTATATCAGCACCCGCGGCCTCATCTCCGGAGCCTTGCCGCCGGTCTTTGAGAGTACCGAGGTCGTCGAGCATTTCACTTGCGGCGAAG GCGACCGGGACAAGACCGTGAAGCAAAAGGTCGAGGCCCGGGACAATAAGAAGTTCACCTACTGCTACTCGATCACGGAGGGGGACGCGCTGGGCACCACCCTTGAGAAGATCAGCTTGGAGGTGAAGATCACCGCGTCGCCCAAGGGAGGCTCGGTGTGCAAGATCACAAGCGAGCACTTCGCCAAGAACGACGCGGACATCACCGAGGAGAAGAAGACGGCCGTGAAGGAGAAGGCGATCGCGGCGTTCCAGGTCATCGAGGCTTATCTGGTGGCAAACCCTCGTGCCTAG